A stretch of the Aegilops tauschii subsp. strangulata cultivar AL8/78 chromosome 4, Aet v6.0, whole genome shotgun sequence genome encodes the following:
- the LOC109733259 gene encoding pathogenesis-related thaumatin-like protein 3.5, translating to MEAARIASFLLLLGVVWSRAQPGAEAAGTTVFTLRNNCTFTIWPATLSGNSVVAVGGGGFELAPGANVSFPGPTGWSGRLWARTGCVAAETGASLACATGDCGGAVSCTLGGAPPVTLAEFTLGGADGKDFYDVSLVDGYNVGIGVAATGARVNSSTCGYAGCVGDVNALCPAELQVAGKEGDEEGMTVACRSACEAFGTAEYCCTGAHGGPDSCGPTKYSRLFKAACPAAYSYAYDDPTSTFTCGAGAQYLITFCPAQQ from the exons ATGGAAGCCGCACGGATCGCGTCCTTTCTGCTCCTCCTCG GGGTCGTTTGGTCACGCGCACAGCCCGGCGCCGAGGCGGCCGGCACGACGGTCTTCACGCTGCGCAACAACTGCACCTTCACGATCTGGCCGGCCACATTGTCCGGCAACAGCGTCGTCGCCGTCGGGGGCGGCGGCTTCGAGCTCGCGCCCGGCGCCAACGTGTCGTTCCCCGGCCCGACGGGCTGGTCCGGCCGGCTCTGGGCGCgcaccggctgcgtcgccgcgGAAACCGGCGCGTCCCTCGCCTGCGCCACGGGCGACTGCGGCGGGGCCGTGAGTTGCACCCTCGGCGGGGCGCCCCCCGTCACGCTCGCCGAGTTCACCCTCGGGGGCGCCGACGGGAAGGACTTCTACGACGTGAGCCTGGTCGACGGGTACAACGTGGGCATCGGCGTGGCGGCCACGGGCGCCAGGGTGAACTCCTCGACGTGCGGCTACGCCGGGTGCGTGGGCGACGTGAACGCGCTGTGCCCCGCGGAGCTGCAGGTGGCCGGAAAGGAAGGGGACGAGGAGGGGATGACGGTGGCGTGCCGGAGCGCGTGCGAGGCGTTCGGGACGGCCGAGTACTGCTGCACGGGCGCGCACGGCGGGCCGGACAGCTGCGGGCCGACCAAGTACTCGAGGCTGTTCAAGGCGGCGTGCCCCGCCGCCTACAGCTACGCCTACGACGATCCCACCAGCACCTTCACCTGCGGCGCCGGAGCGCAGTACCTAATCACCTTTTGCCCCGCGCAGCAGTAG
- the LOC109733301 gene encoding uncharacterized protein, with product MAPPDDDWLKVNSDGAVSKGGDKGGAGAVIRDHDGAFRDGLCHFIRGTADPQSMEILACKRALQVAQEINAERVHVELDSQCVVRMLNNPHKEMSSARPWIQQLKVTLASFSEFRVSWIHRSANVAAHRFARVGIGDELCKVWLGVTLDFVLDVISDEIPNAYD from the coding sequence ATGGCGCCCCCTGACGACGATTGGCTGAAGGTGAATTCCGACGGGGCCGTGTCGAAGGGTGGCGACAAAGGAGGAGCTGGAGCTGTTATCAGGGACCATGACGGCGCATTCAGAGATGGGCTCTGTCACTTCATCCGCGGTACTGCTGACCCTCAATCGATGGAGATATTGGCCTGCAAGCGAGCTCTTCAAGTGGCGCAGGAGATAAACGCCGAGAGGGTGCATGTTGAGCTTGACTCTCAGTGTGTGGTACGGATGCTAAACAATCCACACAAGGAGATGTCCAGTGCTAGGCCGTGGATACAACAACTTAAAGTGACGCTTGCTTCTTTCTCTGAGTTTAGAGTGTCGTGGATTCATCGCTCTGCAAATGTTGCAGCACATAGATTTGCTAGAGTTGGTATTGGTGATGAACTTTGTAAGGTTTGGTTAGGGGTTACCCTAGACTTTGTGCTAGACGTTATTTCAGACGAGATTCCGAACGCTTATGATTGA